In Chromatiales bacterium, the genomic stretch GATGTTCCGTATTCCGGTTTAAAATCCGGACCTGTCCAAGTTGGCGCCTGAACGCGACACTTCTGAACCATGTCTGTTTCATTTCTCTCTGGCGTGTTTGCGCCGGTGCGCCGGTTTGCGGCGCGTCGTGGCGGCGTGCCGCTGCTGGTGCTGTTCGTAACGGTGGCGCTGATTGCGCTGCTGCTCGCAACGCGACCCAGACTGGTACCAGAGCCACATGCCGAGCGGGTCTGGCCGGTCAAATCGGTGGCGATCAGCCGCCAGAGCCTGCGGCCACAGCTCGCCTTGTTTGGCGAGATCGTGGCGGGCAGGCGCAGCGAGCTGCGCGCGCGGGTGGCTGGCCCGATTACGCAGATCGGCAGGAACTTCCGCGAAGGCGGTCTCGTCGCGGCCGGCGAACTGCTGCTCGAAATCGATCCTTTTCACTACCGCACCATGCTCGCCGAGCGTCGCGCGCAGCTGCACGAGGCGGAAGTACGCCTCGACCAGTTGCAGCGCGAGTACCGCCGGATCGAAGCGCTGTATGTCGATCACACGGTTTCCGAGCGCGACCGCGACAACGCCGAACTCAGCCTGAAGCAGCAGGAAGCCGTCGTCGAGCAGCGGCGTATCGATGTCGAACGTGCGGAGCGTGACCTTGCCGATACGCGACTGCTTGCGCCGTATGCGGGCGTCGTCGGCAAGGTCAATGCCAACCTCGGCAAGCAGCTCGGCATCAATGACAAGGTGGCGGAGCTGACTGATACCGGCCAACTCGAGGTTCGCTTCTCGCTGTCGAATGCCGAGTACGGCCGTCTCAGGAGCAGCGGCGAGGAACTGGTCGGACGGACGGTCACCGTGACCTGGAAGGTCGGCGATGCCGATCTCGGCTATCAGGCGAAGATCGCCCGCATCGGTGCCGAGATCATTTCCACGACTGGTGGCGTGGATGTCTATGCGGTACTTGAAGACGGCCTGCGCGCGGATCTGCGGCCCGGCGCCTTTGTCGCGGTCAGGGTGCCGGACAGGGAGTACGCCGATGTGTTCGTTGCGCCTGAGAGTGCGCTTTACGGCGACGACATGCTTTATGTGATCGTCGACAGCCGGCTCGCCGACCGGCGTATCGAACTGCTCGGTCATGACGGTGACCAGATCATCTTCCGCTCCGCCGGTGAGCCGGCGCTTGCCGATGGTGACCGCGTGGTGACGACGCCGCTGCGTGAGGCTGGCGTCGGCGTGAAGGTCATCGAGCGGAAGGCCGCTGACTGAGCATGGAAGAGCGCGGCCTGATAGCGACGTTTGCTCGCCATCCGGTGGCGGGCAATCTGCTGATGTGGGTGCTGATCCTGTTCGGCATCTGGGGAGCCGGCAACATATCCCGCCAGGTACTGCCCAATTTCACGATTGAAAAGATCCGCGTAACCGTGCAATGGCCCGGCGCCAGTCCGGAGGACATCGAGAGCAATGTCCTCGAGGCCATAGAGCCCGAGATCCGCTTCCTCGAGAAGGTCAGCCGCGTCGATTCTGTCGCGTCCGAGGGGCACGCGGAGATCATCATCGACTTCGACAACGGCGTGAATATCTCCAAGGCGCTGACCGATGTGCAGTCGGCGGTGTCGCGGATCACGACCTTTCCGCAGGACATGGAACGGCCGGTCGTCTCGCAGATCGTCAACAGCGACCTGGTGTGTCGCATCGAAGTGTCCGGCCCGTTTTCGGAGAATTCCCTCAAGCGTTATGCACGGCGCATTCGCGACGACCTGCTGGACCTCGGGCAGTCTGAAGTCCGCATGACCGGTCTGCGCAAGTCGGAAATCCATGTGGAGATTCCGGGTGACACCCTGCGTGCGCTGGATCTGACAGCCGGTGACATCGCGACGCGCATTGCCGGTCTGAGCCTGGACATGCCGGCAGGCAGCATCGAGAGCGGCAGTGTCTCGCGCCAGCTGCGCACCGAGCATCTGGCCCGCACGGCGCGCGAACTTGCCGCCATCGAGGTGGTCTCGCGCAGCTCCGGCGAAAAGCTCGCGCTGCGTGATATCGGTACGGTCAGCGAGGCTTTCGAGGAAGGTGGCGTTTCACGCCGTACCGGCGACTACCAGTCCGTCGGCATGATGGTCATGCGTTCGCCCGGGGTCGATTCCGTCGAATCGCAGCAGGTGATCGCTGCCTACATCGACAAGATCCGGACTGAACTGCCGCCGACGCTGAAAGTCGACATGTATGACGTGTTTGCCGACCAGGCGACGCAGCGCGTGAGGATGGTTATCGAGAACGGTCTGCAGGGCGTCGTGTTCGTGCTGCTGATCCTGTTTCTGTTCATGAATGCACGCATTGCGTGGTGGGTCGCCTGGGGCATTCCGGTATCGGTGCTGGCTACGCTGGGTGCGATGGCGGCACTGGGCTTCACGCTCAATCTGATCAGCATGTTTGCGATCCTGATGGCGATCGGCATCATCGTCGACGACGCGATTGTCGTGGCCGAAAGCGCCGAAGTGCTGCATCGGCGCGGTTGCAGTCCGGACGAGGCGGTGATGACCGCGGTCAAACGCATGGCGCCGGCCGTGATCGCGGCCGGCCTGACGACCATCGTGGGGTTCATGCCGGTGCTTGCCATCGGTGCGACGGTCGGCAAGATCATCCGTGAGCTGCCGCTCACCGTCTGCCTGGCCGTGTCGTTCAGCCTGATCGAGTGCCTGTTCGTCTTGCCGATGCATCTCCGGCATGCGCTGATCCGGCTCGACAAGCAGGGTGGCGCAGACGTGAATCCCTTCAGCGCCAGTCTGGCCCGGGGCGGCAGCGGAATCGGGCGCTGGCCGGCGCTGGCGGGCTACCGGCTGGTCGAGGCGCGTGAAGGGTTTCTGGTTCGCTTCCGGGCGTTTCGTGAAGGCCGTTTTGCCCGCTTTACGGCGCAGTGTTACCGGCATCGCTACAGTACGGCGCTGGCCACCGTTTGCACACTGATCCTCACCGTCGCGATGTTTGCCACCGGCCGGGTGGGCTTCGAGTTTTTTGCCTCGCCGGAGACCGACCTGTTTTTCGGCAATTTTTCCTTCACGCCCGGCACGCCGCGCGAGCAGACGGCAAAGATGGTCGAGGAGATGGGCCGTGCCGCGCGCGCGGCTGAGGCGAAACTGACCGG encodes the following:
- a CDS encoding efflux RND transporter periplasmic adaptor subunit, yielding MSVSFLSGVFAPVRRFAARRGGVPLLVLFVTVALIALLLATRPRLVPEPHAERVWPVKSVAISRQSLRPQLALFGEIVAGRRSELRARVAGPITQIGRNFREGGLVAAGELLLEIDPFHYRTMLAERRAQLHEAEVRLDQLQREYRRIEALYVDHTVSERDRDNAELSLKQQEAVVEQRRIDVERAERDLADTRLLAPYAGVVGKVNANLGKQLGINDKVAELTDTGQLEVRFSLSNAEYGRLRSSGEELVGRTVTVTWKVGDADLGYQAKIARIGAEIISTTGGVDVYAVLEDGLRADLRPGAFVAVRVPDREYADVFVAPESALYGDDMLYVIVDSRLADRRIELLGHDGDQIIFRSAGEPALADGDRVVTTPLREAGVGVKVIERKAAD
- a CDS encoding efflux RND transporter permease subunit codes for the protein MEERGLIATFARHPVAGNLLMWVLILFGIWGAGNISRQVLPNFTIEKIRVTVQWPGASPEDIESNVLEAIEPEIRFLEKVSRVDSVASEGHAEIIIDFDNGVNISKALTDVQSAVSRITTFPQDMERPVVSQIVNSDLVCRIEVSGPFSENSLKRYARRIRDDLLDLGQSEVRMTGLRKSEIHVEIPGDTLRALDLTAGDIATRIAGLSLDMPAGSIESGSVSRQLRTEHLARTARELAAIEVVSRSSGEKLALRDIGTVSEAFEEGGVSRRTGDYQSVGMMVMRSPGVDSVESQQVIAAYIDKIRTELPPTLKVDMYDVFADQATQRVRMVIENGLQGVVFVLLILFLFMNARIAWWVAWGIPVSVLATLGAMAALGFTLNLISMFAILMAIGIIVDDAIVVAESAEVLHRRGCSPDEAVMTAVKRMAPAVIAAGLTTIVGFMPVLAIGATVGKIIRELPLTVCLAVSFSLIECLFVLPMHLRHALIRLDKQGGADVNPFSASLARGGSGIGRWPALAGYRLVEAREGFLVRFRAFREGRFARFTAQCYRHRYSTALATVCTLILTVAMFATGRVGFEFFASPETDLFFGNFSFTPGTPREQTAKMVEEMGRAARAAEAKLTGGKGGLIRYQVGSIGTNESRPGEAIQTGDHAGGYTVELISGDLRDVHNAAFIRAWREEVGLLPGVERLSIVDLSAGGPPGRDLDMRLSGAPLRVLKAAAVELLERVADVPGIDSVADNLPWGKQELVLELTPAGRAMGFSTQGVARQVRDAFEGAIAKRFPRDQEEVIVRVKLARTGNSADTIRDLYLRAPDGSEVPLPEVVDLKSRVGFSEIRREDGLRQVAVSADVDYDVTTTNEVAALLRASVLPELMRKYGVQVEFKGKAEEQARALGEFRTALMLALSGIYIILAWVFSSYTRPLVVMAIIPFGLVGAVFGHWVMGYNINMLSLQALLGLSGVLVNDSIVLLQTTEEYRAGGAVFSDAVMQAVRDRLRPVILTTGTTIGGVVSLLFEGSLQAQLVQPIAVTLIFGLLFSPFLVFLFVPAMLGIGEDLRRWRRGDGEREAAPAS